A window of Streptomyces profundus genomic DNA:
GTACGCCGATCACCAGCCCGGACACGTCGGGGAGGTCCCAGGGGTCCCGCTTGGGGGGTGCGGCGTCATCACGTGTGGTCATACGCCAAATGGTGCCACCGGGGGGAGAGTTTCCCGATGGACTGTCGCGCTGATCACTCCGTGTCGGCCGGCCCCCGGCCCCCGGTGTCGGGCTTGTCGGCCTTGCCTGCCTTGCCGGGCTCGCCGGCGTCCTCGGCGGTACCGGCGTCCTCGGCCTCGCCGGCGTCCTCGGCCTCGCCGGCGTCCTCGGCCTCGTCGGGGTTCTCGGCCCAACGCGGGTCGTTGCGCCAGGCGTCGTCGCGTTCCCTGGCGGTCTCGATGGCCTGGGCCGCCTCGGCGCGGCTCGGATAGGGGCCGAGCCGGTCCTTGGCCGGGCACTCCGGGCCTTCCTCGACCTTGCGGTGCTTGAGGCAGTAGTACCACTCGCCGGGTTGGCCGGTGGCCTTGCGCTTGAAGAGAGCCATGTCCCTTATCCTGCCCGCAATTCCGCCCGCCCGTAGACTCGGGCGCATGTCTGGCCAGTCGCTTCTCCAGCCCGGCACGGTCTCGCCGCGGCGCTCCGTTCCCTCCGTCATCCCTCGCCCCGCCTATGTGGGCAAGGCCGCCCCCGCCCGTTACACCGGGCCCGACGCGCAGGATCAGGAGACGATCGAGCGCATGCGGGTGGCCGGCCGGATCGCCGCGCGGGCGATGGCCGAGACCGCCCGGCATATCGAAGCGGGCGTCACCACCGACGCGTTGGACGCGGTGGCGCACGCGTTCCTCTGCGACCACGGGGCCTACCCGTCCACGCTCGGCTACCGGAACTTCCCCAAGTCGCTGTGCACGTCGGTGAACGAGGTGATCTGCCACGGCATCCCCGACTCCACGGTGCTGCGGGACGGCGACATCGTGAACCTGGACATCACGGCGTTTGTCGGCGGGGTGCACGGCGACACGAACGCCACCTATCCGGTGGGCGGTCCCGAGGCGCTGGACGAGGAGTCCCGGCTGCTGGTCGAGCGCACCGAGGAGGCGTTGAACCGGGCCATCAAGGCGGTGCGCCCGGGCCGTCGGGTCAATGTGATCGGCCGGGTGATCGAGTCCTACGCGAAACGGTTCGGCTACGGCGTGGTCCGTGACTTCACCGGCCATGGGATCAACAGCTCGTTCCATTCGGGGCTGATCATCCCGCACTACGACGAGCCCAGCGCGGACACGGTGCTGGTGCCGGGGATGACGTTCACCATCGAGCCGATGCTCAATCTGGGCACCCACGAGTGGGAGATGTGGGCCGACGAGTGGACGGTGGTCACCAAGGACCGTGCCCGCTCGGCCCAGTTCGAGCACACCCTGGTGGTCACGGAGCAGGGCGCCGAGGTGTTGACGCTGCCCTGAGCCCCGGTGGGGGCGGGTCCCGTCGCACGTCCGCCGACATGTTTTACCGACAGACTGTCGGCAACTGCTTGACTTAGGTAAGCCTAAGTCGACAGGATGGCGAGGCGCGGCCCGCCCTGGGCGCGCCCCGCCGCCACGGCCCTGGAGGTCACCCGTGTCCGTGCTCGACGCCACCGCCCCCTTCTCCACCCAGATTCGCGAAGCCTCGCAGGCGCAGCACACCGAGGCGGAGAACTCGACCTTCATGAGCGATCTGCTCTCCGGCCGGCTCGGCGTCTCCGCCTACCGCCGGTACACCGAGCAGCTGTGGTTCGTCTACCGCGCCCTTGAGGGCGTCACCGACACCCTGGCCGGCGATCCGGTGGCCGCGCCCTTCCTCCGCCCCGAGCTCTTCCGCACCTCGGCCCTCGAACGCGACCTCGACCATCTGCACGAGGGCGCCGACTGGCGCTCCTCGCTCCGCCCGCTGCCCGCGACCGAGACCTACGCGGCCCGCGTCCTCGAGGTGGCGAACGGCTGGCCGGGCGGCTATGTCGCCCACCACTACACGCGCTACCTGGGCGATCTCTCCGGCGGCCAGGTGATCCGCTCCATCGCGGAGAAGACCTGGGGCTTCGAACACAAGGGCGACGGCGTGCGGTTCTACGTCTTCGACGGCATCGCCAACCCGGCCTCGTTCAAGCGCGAGTACCGCGCCCTGTTGGACGCGGTGCCGGTGGACGCGCCGGAGCGGCTGCGGATAGTGGACGAGTGCCGCCGCGCGTTCGCGCTCAACACCGCGCTCTTCGCCGACCTCGCCACCGCCACGCGCTGACCCGCGCGTTCCCCCGGGACGCCCGATCGAGGCCCCCGGCGCCACCGGAAGGGAACCCGGTGGTGCCGGGGGCCTTTTCGGTGAATATTTCTGATAAGCGCGTTTTTAGCTTGGTATGAGGTGGTGGACACGGGACGCTGAGGCTCCTTGGAACGCGGGTCTTCCTCAAGGAGCACGCCCTGAGTACGTCGATCGGCAGCAGCGCAGGGGCGTTCTGGGCCGTGTCCGTTCTGCTGACCGCCACCGCCTGTGGCTCGGCCGGTGCCAACGCGGCATCGGTCGATCCCCGGAACGTCGGGCCGGCCAGCGGCGACATCACCTGGTACGCCATCAACTTCGGCCCCGAGGGCTTCCCCGAACAGCTGATCGCGGCCTTCGAGAAGGCCCACCCCGAGATCAGCGTGGACTTCCAGCCGGCGCCCAACAACACCGACACCATGCGGGCCACCCTCACCACCGAGATCACCGGCGGCTCCAGCAGCATCGACGTCTACAACGCCGATCTCGTCTGGCCCGCCCAGTTCGGCGACGCCCAACTGGCGATGCCGCTGGACGAACACCTCCCGGACGACTTCTGGGACCGCTACCCGGACGAGCGCGCCGACCTCACGGAGTACCAGGGCGAACACCTGGCGGCGCCGCTCTATGTGGACTCGGGCTTCCTCTACTACCGCGAGGACCTGCTGGAGAAGCACGATCTGCCGGTGCCGGGGACCTGGCAGGAGCTGGCCGAGACCGCCAAGTTCCTCCAGGACGAGAACGAGGTCGACTACGGCTATGTCGGGCAGTGGGCCAACTACGAGGGCCTCACCGTCAACTGGACGGAGCTGTCGGCCGCCGCCGGCGGGCGCAGCGTCGCCCCGGACAACGACGAGGCGGCCATCGACTCACCGGAGAACCGCCGGGTGCTGGACTTCATGCGGCGGCTGATGGACGAGGGCATCGTCCCGTCGGCCAGCACCAGCTTCCAGGAACAGCAGTCCCTCCAGACCTTCGTCGAGGGCGAGGCCGCCTTCCACCGCAACTGGTCCCACGGCTGGGGCATGGCCAACGATCCGCTGGCCTCGCAGGTCGTGGAGAAGGTCGGCGTGATGCCGCTGCCGGGCTTCGACGGCGGCGAGGAGGTCGGCCCGTCGGCGGCCGGCGGCTGGAACCTGATGGTCAACCCGCACAGCAAGGCCATCGGCGCCTCCCTGGTCTTCATCGACTGGATGACCGGGCCTGACGCGCAGCGGATGATGGCGGAGAACTCGGTCCTGCCGGCCAGCGAAGAGGTCCTCAACGACCGCGCGTTGCAGCGGGAGAACCCGGTCCTTGAGGTCGCCGCCGATCTCGACCTCGTCGCCCGACCGGCGAAGACCCCCCGCTACCCCCAGATCAGCCACGGCATCTACACCAACATCAACGGCTCGCTCGCCGGTTCGGCAACCTCAGCGAGCGCGCTGCGCTCGGCGGCGGACGACATCCAACGCGCGCTGGAGGACCGGGCCCTATGAGCGGTGGCACTGTGCGTCGGGCGACGCCGCGGGAGTCCGGACGATCCGCGCTCGACCGGAAGTTCGCGCGCCTGGGCTGGGGCTTCGCCACACCCGCGCTGGTGGTGGTACTCGCCGTCACGCTCTTCCCGATCGCCTTCTCGGTGGCCATGAGCCTGAGCCATGTGACGGTCTCGGCGAACGGGTTCCAGCTGTCGGGGATGACCACCGACCACTACTCGCTGCTGCTGGGCTCCGACCGCTGGCGCCACGCCGTGGTCTTCACCGTGCTCTACACCATCGGCACGGTGATCGCCGAGCTGGTGCTCGGCACGCTGATCGCCCTGGTGCTGGAGCAGCTCTCCGGCGGCCGGGGCTGGATGATGGCCCTGCTCCTGCTGCCCTGGGCGATGATCACGGTGGTCTCCGCCCAGCTGTGGGCCTACATGTACAACGGGGTCTACGGGGTGCTGACCGCCCTCTCCGAATGGCTCACCGGCACCCCGTTCCAGTTCCTCGGCACGCCGACGCCCGCCGTGCTGTCGATGGCCGCCGCCGACATCTGGAAGACCACCCCGTTCGTGGCGATCATCGTGCTGGCCGGCCTGATGATGCTGCCCAGCGATGTGGTGGAGGCCGCCCGGGTGGACGGCGCCAGCGCCTGGACGGCGTTCTGGAAGGTTCGACTCCCGCTGCTGCGCCCGGCGTTGGTGATCGCCGTGCTCTTCCGCATCCTCCAGGCGTTCGGCATCTTCGACCTGCCGTTCGTGCTGACCGGCGGCGGCCCGGGGGACGCCACGGAGTCGCTGGCGCTGCTGGGCTGGCATGTGATGTTCACCAACCTGGACTTCGGCCCTGGCGCGGCCGTGGCCGCCAGCACGGCGGCTCTGGTGCTGGTCGGCTGCCTGATCTTTCTCCGGGCCTTCACGGCCCGGGTCGGAGACGAGGAGACACAGACGTGAGACGGCCCGCTGTGCGGTTCCAGTTCCGGTGGGTCCACCTGGCAGCCCTGCTGGTGGCGCTCTTCGTCGCCGCCCCGCTGTACTGGATGGCGGTCAGCTCGCTCAAGCCCATGGAGGAGGTCGGCGCCAACCCGCCGACCGCCTGGCCGGAACGCTTCACCTTCGAGAACTACCGGCAGGCGTTCGCCGACAACCACTTCGGGGTCTATCTGCTGAACTCCGCGATCATCTCGCTGCTGGCCACCGGCGTCGTGCTGGCGCTGAGCTCGTTCGCCGGCTACGCGCTGGCCCGGCTGCCACTGCGCGGCAAGTCGCCCATCATGATCGCGCTGCTGATGATCTCGCTCTTCCCCACCATCGCGCTGGCCGCGCCGCTCTTCCTGCTGATGCGGGAGATCGGCTGGCTGAACAGCTATCAGGGGCTGATCCTCGTCTACACGGCGCTCAACGTGCCGTTCGCGATCTGGATCCTGCGGAACTTCTTCCTCCAGATCCCCAAGGAGATGGAGGAGGTCGCCTGGGTGGACGGCGCGTCGCCGGTGCGCACCGTGCTGAAGGTGATCCTGCCGCAGGCACGGCCCGGGATGTTCACGGCCGCGATCTTCACGTTCACCGCCTGCTGGACGGAGTTCCTGATCGGGCTCACCCTCAACACCGCCGACAGCTACCGGACGATGCCGGTGGGCGTGGCCCTCTTCGGCAGCACCTTCACCGTCCCCTACGGCACGATCTTCGCCGCCGCGACGGTCTCCGTCCTCCCCATCGCGCTCCTGGTCCTGGTCTTCCGGCGCGCGGTCGTCTCCGGCCTCACCTCGGGCGCGGTCAAGGGCTGACGGGGCCTCACCCGGGGCCTAGGCCGGGCGGGGGGTGATCGGCGATGATCGTCTCGTTTGTGTCGAACGTCTGAGACGGTGTCGAACGTCCCGGACCGCCGCGCGACGCGGCCCCGTACCGTACGAAAGGTCGTCCCCCGCATGTCGCCCTTCCGCCCCGCTCCCAGCTGGCTCGCCGACGCCGTTCTCTACCAGATCTATCCGCAGAGCTTCGCCGACTCCAACGGCGACGGGATCGGCGACTTCGCCGGCATCACCGAGCGTCTCGACCATCTGGCCTGGCTGGGCGTGAACACGATCTGGCTCAACCCGTGCTTCGCCTCGCCGTTCAACGACGCCGGCTACGACGTCTCCGACTATCTGTCGGTGGCGCCCCGCTACGGCACCGAGGAGCAGCTGGGCGAGCTGGTCGAGGCGGCGGCGCGGCGGTCGATCCGGGTGATGCTGGACCTGGTGGCCGGGCACACCTCCGACCAGCACCCGTGGTTCCAGGCCGCCGTGGACGATCCGGACGACCACCGCTACATCTGGACCGCGCTGGCCGACGAGCGGCTGCCGAAGGGCTTCGTCACCTCGCCGGGCAGCCGGCCGGGCGGCTATCTGCCCAACTTCTTCGACAGCCAGCCCGCCCTGAACTTCGGCTATGCGCGCACCGACCCGGACGAGCCCTGGCGGCAGCCGGTGGACGCGGCGGGCCCACGGGCCAACCGGGCGGCGCTGCGCGAGGTGATGGACCACTGGCTGGGGCTCGGCCTGGCCGGCTTCCGGGTGGACATGGCGCATTCCCTGGTCAAGGACGATCAGGGCATGGTGGAGACCAGCAAACTCTGGGCGGAGTTGCGCGGTTGGCTGGACGAGGCGCATCCGAGCGCCGCGCTGCTGGCCGAGTGGGGCGATCCCTCGGTCTCCGTGCCGGCCGGGTTCCACTCCGACTTCTTCCTCCAGTTCGGCGGGCCATCGGACGGACTGCCGCTGCGGTCGCTGTGGAACAACGGCCAGGGCACGGTGGCCGAACACTGGACTCAGGAGCACTGTTACTTTGCCGCCGAGGGCTCCGCCTCGGCCGGCACCTTTGTCAGCGCCTGGGAGTCGGTCGGCGCGGTCGTCGCCGACCTGGGCTATGTCACCCTGCCCACCGCCAACCACGACTTCTCCCGGCTGTCCTGCGGTGACCGCACCGCCGAGCAGCTGCCGGCGGCGTTCGCCTTCCATCTGACCTGGCCGTCGCTGCCGGCGATCTACTACGGCGACGAGATCGGGATGCGCTATATCCCCGACCTGCCCGACCACGAGGGGAGCCGGCTCGGCCCCCGCTACAACCGGGCCGGTTCGCGCACCCCGATGCAGTGGGACGGCTCGCCCAACGCCGGCTTCTCCAGCGCACCGGCCGACCAGCTCTATCTGCCGATCGACCCGGATCCGGAGCGGCCCAACGTCGCCGCCCAACGGGCCGACGAGCGCTCGCTGTTGCACCTGGTGCGGCGGCTGATCGCGCTGCGGCGCTCGCACGCCGAGCTGGGCGCGCACTGCGGCGTGGAGGTCTTCCACACCGGCTATCCGCTGGTCTATCTGCGGGGCGAGCGCTTCCTCGTGGTCGTCAACCCGCGCCGCGAGCGGGCCGACCACCCACTGCCCCGGCCGGATCTGGCGACCGCCCGCGAGCTGCTGGGCGAGGGCGTCACGGTGGGCCCGGACGGGATCTCGGCGGCCGGCTTCGGCTACGGCGTCTTCGACCTGCGCGGCTGACGGCCGGCCAGGGGGGCCGGCGACGGCGCCGGCCCCCCGGTCAGGACGGGGCGCGGCGATGGCCGTGCTCGGTGCTGATGGCACGGATCTCCCGCAGATGCCGCTCCATGGCGGCGCCGGCCGGCGCCGGCCGGCGCGCCACCACCGCCCCGTAGATCGCCCGATGGCCCTCGACGGAGATCCGGCGGCCTTGTTCCGTCTCATGGGAGAGCTCGCGCGTCCTCCGCGTCCAGTTGGTGGTCATCGTGCAGAGCGTGACCAGCAGCGGGTTCTGTGCGGCGTGCGCCAGCAGGGTGTGGAACTCCACATCCAGCGCGAGGGATTCGGCCGGGCCGAGATCCTCCTGGGAGCGGGCCAGCACGTCCTCCAGGGAGAGCAGGTTGGAGTCGGCGGCGCGCAGCGCGGCGAGCTGCGCTATCCGCGGCTCCACCAGATCCCTCAGCTCGGTGGCGTTGGCGATCTCGACATCCAACTCCGAGAGGTTCTCGTAGAGTTGGGCGACATCCTCGGAGATGTCGGCGACCACGCTGCCGCGCCCCTGATGGCGCTCGATCAGCTTCTTGGACTCCAGCTCGAACATCGCCTCCCGCAGCGACGCCCGGGAGACCTGGAGGCTGGCGGCCAACTCCCGCTCGGCGGGCAGGCGATCGCCAGCGGCCAGCTCCCCGCTGGTGATCAGCCGCTCCAGATGCGCCGCCACCTCGGCGCCGACGCTGCGCGAACGACGCAGCATGGGTGGGATGGACGCGAAGCTCAATTCCGGCTCCATCTGTTGGGGGCCACCCGGCAAGGACCACTGGTCTGACCAATCTGTACCACCCCGACTCGCGGCGCCGCAAGGCGTGTTGACGCGCGCCCTCCCGGTTGGCCTGGAACCGTGGATATCCGGCGCGTTTCCGTTCCCACCTGGGTCGACGCCCCTGCGGCCGGCGCCGTTTCGGCCAGGTAAAAGCGCCATTACGTTCGCCGCCGGCCCTGGACTCCCCCCACCGGGGCCCACTTACTGTGGCCGGGACGTCGGATGGTCAGACCAATCAGCTCGGGCCGGCGGACGTCGCAGGCGGGACTCAGCGGGCGAGCAGCGAGGGGCGCGAGAACCAGTGAAGACAACGGCAGCGGGGGCCTTCCCCGTTCTCCAACCGGGCGAGGGGCTCCCCACGGGCGTCGACTACCTGCCCGCAGACCCCGACCGGGTGCTCTGGGGCCGCCTCCCCCGCGCCGGGGACAAGCCGGTGGCGACGCTGCGTTCGGGCGGGAGCATCGTGGTCGACACGGTCAGCCATGAGGGCATCCTGGAGGACCAGGGCTCCGATCCCGTCGCCTTCTTCGGGCGCCATGGCGTCGAGCCGGACCAGGTGCTCGCCGACGCCGTCGAGATCACCGCGACGGGGCGACGGAACGCGGGCTCGGACGGTCCACACGTGGTCACCGGGCCGATCGCGGTCGAGGGGGCCCGTCCGGGGGATCTGCTGGCGGTCCGCACCGAGCAGCTCACCATGCGCGCGCCCTACGGGGTGATCTCCACCCGCCACGGCCGGGGCGTGCTCGCCGACGACCCCCGACTGGGTGGCGACTACCACGCGTTCTGCGGGGTGCTGGCCGGCCCGGGGGGCCGCTGGCTCGGCACCCTGCCCACCGGACGGGACGACGAGGCGATGGCGACGTTCCCCCTGGAGCCCTTTCTCGGCCTGGTGGGCGTCGCCACCGACACCGCGGAACGCGCCAACTCGGTGCCGCCCGGCCCGCACGGCGGGAACGTCGACATCCGGCTGCTGACCCCGGGCGCCACCCTCTTCCTGCCGGTGCAGGTGCCCGAGGCGCTGCTCTATGTGGGCGATCCGCACTACGCGCAGGGCAACGGCGAGGTGGCACTGACCGCTTTCGAGGCGCCGCTGCGGGCCAGGATCAGCGTCGAACTGCTCCCGGCGGACGAGGTCCAGGAGGAACTCGGCGGCGTCAGGGGCCCGTTCGCCGCCGGGCACGGGCTGCTGATCCCCACCGGGCTCGACGCCGACCTCAACGAGGCGCTGCGCCGCTGTGTGCGCAACGCGGTGGCGCTGCTCGGCGCGGTGTTCGGCATGGAGCGACGGCAGGCGTACCTCTATCTGAGCGCCGCGGCGGACTTCCAGGTGTCGCAGGCCGTCGACCTGGTGGCCGGCGTGCACGGCGAGCTGCGGGTGGCCGACTTCGTGGCCGAGGCCGGCGGCACCGGCCGGCTCGCGCGGCGGATCCTGGAGCACGCCCGATGAGCGCGGCGACGAGCGTGGAGATCCTGGGCCCAGGCCCCCTTCCGGCGGGGTTGATGGACGCCTTCTGGGCCTATGACCGCGCCCTGCTCGCCAACGATGTCCCGGCGCTGGACGGCAGTTTCGCGGCGGGCGCCGACACCCTGCGGGCCGACGGCTCCGGGGTCGTCGTCGGCCACCTGGCGATCAGCGAGTTCCGGGCCGCGCGCACCGCCGTCCCGGACCGCCGGGTGGCGCGGGTCCATGTGCGGCTGCCGGCCGACGGGGTGGCGCTGATCGTCGCCGAGGTGGTCTCGCCGGCGGGGGCGCCGGGGCTCCAGACCCAGCTCTGGCAGCGCGGCGCGGACGGCTGGCGGGTCGGCGCCGCCCATGTGACGGCGCCGGCACGGCCGTTGGACGGCACGGTGTGGCGGGTGCTGGGCGCCCCGCTGGTGCCGGGGCGCGACGCGGGGCCGCTGCGGGGGCTGACCTTCGCCGTCAAGGACCTCTTCGCGGTGGCGGGGCACGCTGTCGGCGCCGGTGTCGCCGACTACCTGGCCCAGGCCCCCGTGCGGACCGAACACGCCCACGCGGTCGGCGCGTTGCTGGACGCGGGCGCCTCGGTCGCCGGGATCGCCCAGACCGACGAGTTCGCCTACAGCGTCCACGGGCGCGGCGGGCGGCAGGGCACCCCGGACAACCCGGCCGCGCCAGGACGGCTGCCCGGCGGCTCGACCAGCGGCCCGGCGGTCGCGGTCGCCAGGGGCGAGGTGGCCTTCGGCCTGGGCACCGACACCGCCGGATCGATCCGGGTGCCCGGCTCGTACCAGGGGCTCTGGGGCATCAGGACCACCACGGGGAGTGTCGACACCGAGGGGCTGCTGCCGCTGGCGCCGTCCTTCGACGCGGTCGGCTGGCTCGCCAGGGACGGCGAGACGCTGCTGGCGGTGGCCGAGGCGCTGCTGCCGGTGGATGCCCTCACCGGGCACGCCGAGCTGGTCACCATGCCCGCGCTCAACTCCGAGGCCGACCGGGAGATCACCGAGGCGGTACAGGGCATGGCGGATGCCCTGGGCGCCGTCCCCCTGGACCCGGCGTGGGATCTCGACTCCTGGTACGCGGCCTTCCGCACCGTCCAGGGCTGGGAGGCATGGCGGGCCCACGGCTCCTGGATCGCCGCCCACCCCGGCGCGCTGAGCGCCGACGTGGCGGCCCGTTTCCACCGGGCCGCCCTGCTCACCGAAGAAGAACACGCTTCCGCGCGACGGGAGTTGGCGGATGCCAGCGAAGCCATCCGCACCACGGTCGAGGGCCGGTTCCTGCTGCTGCCCGCCACGCCCACCGGGCCGCCGCCGGCGACCGGAACCGCCCCCGAGGCGCTGGCCGAGGTCAGGGACCGCACCCTGCGGCTGACCTGCCTGGCGTCCCTGGCGGGCCTGCCCGCGCTCACCATGCCGGCCGGCGTGCCCGCCGGACGTGCCTCCGGGCTGCCCGTCGGCCTCGGGCTGGTGGGCCCGCCCGGCTCCGACCGCGCGTTGATCCGCTTCGCCCTGAGCGCCACGGCCAAGGCGGCCGGCCGCTCGTCCCACGCACCACAGGAGGAACCCCGATGAACCACCGACTGCTCAAGACCAGCGTGACCGCCGTGCTCGGCCTCTCCCT
This region includes:
- the map gene encoding type I methionyl aminopeptidase; its protein translation is MSGQSLLQPGTVSPRRSVPSVIPRPAYVGKAAPARYTGPDAQDQETIERMRVAGRIAARAMAETARHIEAGVTTDALDAVAHAFLCDHGAYPSTLGYRNFPKSLCTSVNEVICHGIPDSTVLRDGDIVNLDITAFVGGVHGDTNATYPVGGPEALDEESRLLVERTEEALNRAIKAVRPGRRVNVIGRVIESYAKRFGYGVVRDFTGHGINSSFHSGLIIPHYDEPSADTVLVPGMTFTIEPMLNLGTHEWEMWADEWTVVTKDRARSAQFEHTLVVTEQGAEVLTLP
- a CDS encoding heme oxygenase (biliverdin-producing); amino-acid sequence: MSVLDATAPFSTQIREASQAQHTEAENSTFMSDLLSGRLGVSAYRRYTEQLWFVYRALEGVTDTLAGDPVAAPFLRPELFRTSALERDLDHLHEGADWRSSLRPLPATETYAARVLEVANGWPGGYVAHHYTRYLGDLSGGQVIRSIAEKTWGFEHKGDGVRFYVFDGIANPASFKREYRALLDAVPVDAPERLRIVDECRRAFALNTALFADLATATR
- a CDS encoding ABC transporter substrate-binding protein, which codes for MSVLLTATACGSAGANAASVDPRNVGPASGDITWYAINFGPEGFPEQLIAAFEKAHPEISVDFQPAPNNTDTMRATLTTEITGGSSSIDVYNADLVWPAQFGDAQLAMPLDEHLPDDFWDRYPDERADLTEYQGEHLAAPLYVDSGFLYYREDLLEKHDLPVPGTWQELAETAKFLQDENEVDYGYVGQWANYEGLTVNWTELSAAAGGRSVAPDNDEAAIDSPENRRVLDFMRRLMDEGIVPSASTSFQEQQSLQTFVEGEAAFHRNWSHGWGMANDPLASQVVEKVGVMPLPGFDGGEEVGPSAAGGWNLMVNPHSKAIGASLVFIDWMTGPDAQRMMAENSVLPASEEVLNDRALQRENPVLEVAADLDLVARPAKTPRYPQISHGIYTNINGSLAGSATSASALRSAADDIQRALEDRAL
- a CDS encoding carbohydrate ABC transporter permease, encoding MSGGTVRRATPRESGRSALDRKFARLGWGFATPALVVVLAVTLFPIAFSVAMSLSHVTVSANGFQLSGMTTDHYSLLLGSDRWRHAVVFTVLYTIGTVIAELVLGTLIALVLEQLSGGRGWMMALLLLPWAMITVVSAQLWAYMYNGVYGVLTALSEWLTGTPFQFLGTPTPAVLSMAAADIWKTTPFVAIIVLAGLMMLPSDVVEAARVDGASAWTAFWKVRLPLLRPALVIAVLFRILQAFGIFDLPFVLTGGGPGDATESLALLGWHVMFTNLDFGPGAAVAASTAALVLVGCLIFLRAFTARVGDEETQT
- a CDS encoding carbohydrate ABC transporter permease, which codes for MRRPAVRFQFRWVHLAALLVALFVAAPLYWMAVSSLKPMEEVGANPPTAWPERFTFENYRQAFADNHFGVYLLNSAIISLLATGVVLALSSFAGYALARLPLRGKSPIMIALLMISLFPTIALAAPLFLLMREIGWLNSYQGLILVYTALNVPFAIWILRNFFLQIPKEMEEVAWVDGASPVRTVLKVILPQARPGMFTAAIFTFTACWTEFLIGLTLNTADSYRTMPVGVALFGSTFTVPYGTIFAAATVSVLPIALLVLVFRRAVVSGLTSGAVKG
- a CDS encoding alpha-amylase family glycosyl hydrolase gives rise to the protein MSPFRPAPSWLADAVLYQIYPQSFADSNGDGIGDFAGITERLDHLAWLGVNTIWLNPCFASPFNDAGYDVSDYLSVAPRYGTEEQLGELVEAAARRSIRVMLDLVAGHTSDQHPWFQAAVDDPDDHRYIWTALADERLPKGFVTSPGSRPGGYLPNFFDSQPALNFGYARTDPDEPWRQPVDAAGPRANRAALREVMDHWLGLGLAGFRVDMAHSLVKDDQGMVETSKLWAELRGWLDEAHPSAALLAEWGDPSVSVPAGFHSDFFLQFGGPSDGLPLRSLWNNGQGTVAEHWTQEHCYFAAEGSASAGTFVSAWESVGAVVADLGYVTLPTANHDFSRLSCGDRTAEQLPAAFAFHLTWPSLPAIYYGDEIGMRYIPDLPDHEGSRLGPRYNRAGSRTPMQWDGSPNAGFSSAPADQLYLPIDPDPERPNVAAQRADERSLLHLVRRLIALRRSHAELGAHCGVEVFHTGYPLVYLRGERFLVVVNPRRERADHPLPRPDLATARELLGEGVTVGPDGISAAGFGYGVFDLRG
- a CDS encoding FadR/GntR family transcriptional regulator → MLRRSRSVGAEVAAHLERLITSGELAAGDRLPAERELAASLQVSRASLREAMFELESKKLIERHQGRGSVVADISEDVAQLYENLSELDVEIANATELRDLVEPRIAQLAALRAADSNLLSLEDVLARSQEDLGPAESLALDVEFHTLLAHAAQNPLLVTLCTMTTNWTRRTRELSHETEQGRRISVEGHRAIYGAVVARRPAPAGAAMERHLREIRAISTEHGHRRAPS
- a CDS encoding acetamidase/formamidase family protein, which codes for MKTTAAGAFPVLQPGEGLPTGVDYLPADPDRVLWGRLPRAGDKPVATLRSGGSIVVDTVSHEGILEDQGSDPVAFFGRHGVEPDQVLADAVEITATGRRNAGSDGPHVVTGPIAVEGARPGDLLAVRTEQLTMRAPYGVISTRHGRGVLADDPRLGGDYHAFCGVLAGPGGRWLGTLPTGRDDEAMATFPLEPFLGLVGVATDTAERANSVPPGPHGGNVDIRLLTPGATLFLPVQVPEALLYVGDPHYAQGNGEVALTAFEAPLRARISVELLPADEVQEELGGVRGPFAAGHGLLIPTGLDADLNEALRRCVRNAVALLGAVFGMERRQAYLYLSAAADFQVSQAVDLVAGVHGELRVADFVAEAGGTGRLARRILEHAR
- a CDS encoding AtzH-like domain-containing protein, which translates into the protein MSAATSVEILGPGPLPAGLMDAFWAYDRALLANDVPALDGSFAAGADTLRADGSGVVVGHLAISEFRAARTAVPDRRVARVHVRLPADGVALIVAEVVSPAGAPGLQTQLWQRGADGWRVGAAHVTAPARPLDGTVWRVLGAPLVPGRDAGPLRGLTFAVKDLFAVAGHAVGAGVADYLAQAPVRTEHAHAVGALLDAGASVAGIAQTDEFAYSVHGRGGRQGTPDNPAAPGRLPGGSTSGPAVAVARGEVAFGLGTDTAGSIRVPGSYQGLWGIRTTTGSVDTEGLLPLAPSFDAVGWLARDGETLLAVAEALLPVDALTGHAELVTMPALNSEADREITEAVQGMADALGAVPLDPAWDLDSWYAAFRTVQGWEAWRAHGSWIAAHPGALSADVAARFHRAALLTEEEHASARRELADASEAIRTTVEGRFLLLPATPTGPPPATGTAPEALAEVRDRTLRLTCLASLAGLPALTMPAGVPAGRASGLPVGLGLVGPPGSDRALIRFALSATAKAAGRSSHAPQEEPR